CCGGGGCCAGCCGGGCCAACAGCTCCATGGTGCACGGCGGCTTTGACGACAAGCCCGGTACGGTTAAGGCTTCCCTTTGCGCCAAGGGGAACCGGCTGTACCACCAGCTTCACGAGGAGCTGGACTTCCAGTTCGACCCTTGCGGGTCCTACGTGTGCGCCTTCAACGGCGACGAGATAGGGCACCTTGAGATGCTGCTGGAACATGGGCGTACCAACGGTGTTTTGGGGTTGGAGATAATAACCGGCGACCAGTTGAGGGACAGGGAGCCCAACGCGTCCAAGGACATAGTGGCGGCCCTATGGTGTTCCTCCGCCGGTATGGTTAACAACTTCGAGGCGGTGCTGGCCTTCATGGACAACGCCCAGGCCAACGGGGTGGAGCTTTTCCTGGGCACCGAGGTGACGGGGCTCATAAAGGATCCATCGGGCAGGTCCGTGGCGGGGGTGTCCTCCAGCGGGGGGGATTTCCTAGCTCCGGTGGTGGTAAACGCCGCGGGGGTTCACAGCGACGAGCTGTCCTCCATGGCGGGGGACGACAGTTTCACCATAACCCCCGTAAGGGGCGAGTACTTCATATTCGACAAGTCCGTGGGGAACCTGGTGAAGAGCTTCTTCTTCCCGTGTCCCACCAAGAAGGGCAAGGGCATAACCGTTGCCAGGACCGTGGACGGGAACCTGCTTATAGGGCCCAACTCGGTGCCCCAGAGCTCCAAGGAGGACACCTCCACCACCGGTGAGGGCCTTAAGGAGGTCTTCGAAGGGGCGCTCAAGCTCATCCCGTCCGTCCCGCGTAACATGAGCATAACCACCTTTGCGGGGCTTAGGGCCAACTCGGACAGCGGGGACTTCCACATAGGCCCCGTGGATTCCCTGCGGGGTTTCTTCAACGTGGCGGGGATAAAGTCCCCGGGGCTCACCAGCGCCCCCGCCATAGCGGTGAGGGTGGTGGAGATGCTGAAGGACTGCTACGGGGGACTCATATCCTTTGAGGAGGACCCGTCTTTCGTGCCGGTTAGGCGGCACATACCCCGTTTTTCGGAGCTGCCCATGGAAGAGCGCATAAGGCTTGCGGCGGAGGATCCTCGTTACGGCCAGATAGTGTGCCGCTGCGAGACGGTGACGGAGGCCCAGGTGGTGGAGGCCATAAGGCGGGGAGCTAGGACCGTGGCGGCGGTGAAGATATGGACCCGGGCGGGGGCGGGCCGCTGTCAGGGGGGCTTCTGCGGGCCCCGGGTGGTGGAGATATTGGCCAGGGAGCTTGGCATAAGCCCTGAAGAGGTCACAAGGCACGGTGGGCACTCAAGGCTTCTTACCGGTCCCACCAAGGCCCCTTGGCTTGAGAGGGAGGGGGCTTAAACCATGCTCAAGGACATAGACGTGGCCATAATAGGCGCCGGACCCGCGGGCATAGCCGCGGGGGTGGGGGCCAGGAACGCGGGAGCTGATCGGGTGGTGGTCTTCGAGAGGGACTGGGACCTGGGTGGCATACTCCAGCAGTGCATACATCCGGGATTTGGGCTTCACACCTTCAAGGAGGAGCTCACTGGTCCTGAGTACGTGCATCGGTATCTTGAGAGGGCCCATCAGGCGGGGGTTGAGTTCGTTACCAACACCATGGTGTTTCACATGGAGGAGGACGGGTCCTTCTGGACCATGAACCCCGACCGGGGCATAGAGCATGTGGTGCCTAGGGCCACCGTGTTGGCCATGGGATGTAGGGAGCGCCCCTTGGGTGCTTTGGGGATACCCGGCTCTAGGCCCGCTGGGATCTACACCGCCGGCACCGCCCAGCGTTTCGTGAACATGGAGGGCTACATGCCGGGCAGGCGGGTTGTGGTGCTGGGCTCCGGCGACATAGGGCTCATAATGGTAAGGCGGATGATCCTTGAGGGGGCCAAGGTGGAGGGGGTCTTTGAGCTCATGTCCTGGCCCGGAGGGCTTAGGCGGAACATAGCCCAGTGTTTGGACGACTACGGCGTCCCCTTCCACCTGGAGCACACGGTCACCAAGGTACACGGCAAGGACCGCCTGGAGGCGGTGACTGTGGCCAAGGTGGACCAGTGCAAACGTCCCATACCGGGCACCGAGCGGACCATAGAGTGCGACACGCTGCTTTTGGCGGTGGGGCTCATCCCGGAGAACGAGCTGTCCCGGATGGCGGGGGTGGAGATACATCCGTTGACCGGGGGGCCTAAGGTCAACCAGTTCCTTCAGACCTCCAAGCCCAACGTGTTCGCCGCGGGCAACGTGGTGGTGGTTTACGACCTGGTGGACTGGGTCAGCGCCGAGGGGGTGAGGGCTGGGGAGAACGCCGCCCGGTACGCCATGGGCCGCCTTGAGGCTCCTGACAGGACCTTCCAGGTGGTGCCCGGCAAGGGCGTGCGTCTGCTTTCGCCCCAGGTGGTTGGCGACAAGGAGGACTCCACTGTGTTCCTCCGGGTTAGCGAGCCGGTGGAGAAGCGGTGTCGGATAGTCACAAGCCCTGATGTGGGGCTTACCAACCTTAGGTACGCAAGGCCCGGGGAGATGAACGAGGTGGTGCTGAGGGCGAAGGCCCTGAGGGAGCTGCCGCCCGATGTTGGGGCCATAGAGGTTTCGGTGGAGGAGGTGCGCTGACGTGGAGGTCCGGAAGATGATATGCGTTTCCTGCCCCGTGGGCTGCACCTTGTCCGTCACCCTGGAGGGCTCGGAGGTAGGGAAGGTGGAGGGGAACCAGTGCCCCAGGGGGGAGACCTACGCGGTGGCGGAGGCAAAAAACCCCGTCAGGGTTTTCACCTCCACGGTGAGGGTTGAGGGCGGGGCGCTTCCGGTGTGTCCCGTGAGGAGCAGACGCCCCCTGCCGCTGGACAAGGTTTTTGACGTGGCCAGGGAGCTTGCCCGTGTGAAGGTTGTTGCGCCGGTTGAGATAGGACAGGTTATAATTGCGGATGTATGCGGAACCGGAGTTGACATCGTAGCCAGCCGCTCACTAAAGCGAAAGGAGTCCTGATCAATGCCGAGCATCGAAGTGGTAGTAAAGAACCCCCACGGGCTTCACGCCCGTCCAGCCGCCCTGTTCGTTCAGAAGGCCTCGTCCTTTGCCTGTGCCGTTAAGGTGACCAAGAAGGACAGGACCGTGGACGCCAAGAGCATTCTTGGGATCATGTCCTTGGGCATCGAGCCCGGGGAGACCATAAGGATCGAGGCGGAGGGGGAGCAGGCGGAGGAGGCCTTAAGGGCCCTCCGGGAGGTGGCGGAGGACACCTCCGTCTGACGTTTTGGCACTAGCTCTAGTGTCCTAAAAAGTATTCATCGCCCCGGGTGTTGACGTAACGCCCGGGGCGTATTACACTACGCCTTGCCTCGCGGGGACGGCACCTGAG
This region of Thermanaerothrix sp. genomic DNA includes:
- a CDS encoding NAD(P)/FAD-dependent oxidoreductase, whose protein sequence is MSQDRRYDVVIVGAGIVGASIARELSRYRLRVAVLDKAYDIPSGASRANSSMVHGGFDDKPGTVKASLCAKGNRLYHQLHEELDFQFDPCGSYVCAFNGDEIGHLEMLLEHGRTNGVLGLEIITGDQLRDREPNASKDIVAALWCSSAGMVNNFEAVLAFMDNAQANGVELFLGTEVTGLIKDPSGRSVAGVSSSGGDFLAPVVVNAAGVHSDELSSMAGDDSFTITPVRGEYFIFDKSVGNLVKSFFFPCPTKKGKGITVARTVDGNLLIGPNSVPQSSKEDTSTTGEGLKEVFEGALKLIPSVPRNMSITTFAGLRANSDSGDFHIGPVDSLRGFFNVAGIKSPGLTSAPAIAVRVVEMLKDCYGGLISFEEDPSFVPVRRHIPRFSELPMEERIRLAAEDPRYGQIVCRCETVTEAQVVEAIRRGARTVAAVKIWTRAGAGRCQGGFCGPRVVEILARELGISPEEVTRHGGHSRLLTGPTKAPWLEREGA
- a CDS encoding FAD-dependent oxidoreductase; protein product: MLKDIDVAIIGAGPAGIAAGVGARNAGADRVVVFERDWDLGGILQQCIHPGFGLHTFKEELTGPEYVHRYLERAHQAGVEFVTNTMVFHMEEDGSFWTMNPDRGIEHVVPRATVLAMGCRERPLGALGIPGSRPAGIYTAGTAQRFVNMEGYMPGRRVVVLGSGDIGLIMVRRMILEGAKVEGVFELMSWPGGLRRNIAQCLDDYGVPFHLEHTVTKVHGKDRLEAVTVAKVDQCKRPIPGTERTIECDTLLLAVGLIPENELSRMAGVEIHPLTGGPKVNQFLQTSKPNVFAAGNVVVVYDLVDWVSAEGVRAGENAARYAMGRLEAPDRTFQVVPGKGVRLLSPQVVGDKEDSTVFLRVSEPVEKRCRIVTSPDVGLTNLRYARPGEMNEVVLRAKALRELPPDVGAIEVSVEEVR
- a CDS encoding DUF1667 domain-containing protein, whose product is MEVRKMICVSCPVGCTLSVTLEGSEVGKVEGNQCPRGETYAVAEAKNPVRVFTSTVRVEGGALPVCPVRSRRPLPLDKVFDVARELARVKVVAPVEIGQVIIADVCGTGVDIVASRSLKRKES
- a CDS encoding HPr family phosphocarrier protein; translated protein: MPSIEVVVKNPHGLHARPAALFVQKASSFACAVKVTKKDRTVDAKSILGIMSLGIEPGETIRIEAEGEQAEEALRALREVAEDTSV